A window of Falco cherrug isolate bFalChe1 chromosome 14, bFalChe1.pri, whole genome shotgun sequence genomic DNA:
CTAAAGGCTATGCACAACACTGCACGTATGTGACAAGGGGCTGAAAGTCTGAGCAGGTAAGGGCAAGGCACAGCAAACATAAAGGCTCTTATGATGCAAAATTGCAACTTTAGAATCTCCAAGTGTGAGTGGGTTTGTGCTCCTTATGTTCCACGGCTTTTGTAACAATTACTGAGATTTCTGAGCCAGGACATGACCCTGTGGTGAGACACACGGGGCTGTGAGTCAGGAGCTCTGGGGGACATTCCTCGGCCTCCTGAGTGATTCATATTGAGCCAGAGCCTGGGACTGCTGAAAACAATAGCAAACAACCCACTACTCCTGTTTCAGTGATCAAACGGTGCATGACCATATGTAACTCTCCAAGTTTCAGTTTTACACTCCATGAGGAGGGTACAAAGCCTCACAGTTATTAGAATTTATGCTGCACTTCAAGATCCTTAGCATAAAGTGCTGCACACGTGCAAAGCACAGGAACGGCACTGTAAAAAGCACAGACTGTGTATTGCTTCCTTATGCAAAAGGCAGCCGAGCAAGCAGGTCTCAAGGTTGCTTGCAGGAATACTTTCATCACTCTGAGAATCATTTTGCAGCCAGGCTCTCAGGAACAACTCAAGAAGTGGGTAACTTCCCCCAGTGGGCTGAGAGAAGCCCCGAGGGCACAACAACCCTCTGAAACGGGTTTGTCTGGCAGCAGTCTCAAGGCATGTGGACTAGGGATATTTTGGAAACCCATGTTCTGAAGTTTGTCTGTACTGAcagagctgagcagggctcTGATTTCTGCACCATCAGACTTGGAAGCAcctcatttttaaagcatgcaAATGATGCTCGTAGGGCTTCAGAGACACAAATCAATCACAGCAATTCATACATTTCTAAAATTGGCTGATTAGCTAAATCCACCAGGAGCCAGATCAAACAAACATTCATCCCTCCATGCACACTGCGCTCTCAGTGAGTATAGGACAGAGGTTATTCATGCTTACAAGTAACCCGTAAAATGAACACATGTTGACTTACTCACTCATTAAAGAACAGGAGTATTCCAAGCTCAGTTCAATAAAATCTCCATAGCTAAAAGCTGTCTCATCCACTGATGAAATGCTCCATGTAGCCAATTAGTTAAAACCACTGTCTATCTTGGTGGGTTCCTAACATCCCAAACTGAATCTCGagttttattcaaaataattctATCAATTGCctggttttttggtggggttttttttctgttgttttggtgtttttttctagaaaaacatCCATTAAACATACACTGAGCTCAGAATTTAACAGATGTTTTTGTTACTATTATAATCTAATCTTTTCCTGCAGGCTGTTGTAGTAATTTTGCCACTAGAAGATaataaaaagccattttctcCCCTGCAGAGCTTACCTTTGGCTGactcagctgagcagctgcagtttcCTTTACTTGCTTTGAAATTATTGCATCCCAGTTGGGCAAGATATTTCTGCTACTGAGAAACAAGTGGTTTTGGAGAAAACACCAGAGGCAATAGATCAGATAAAGTCTCTTTACCTTGCTCCAGTTTCATGAAAAGCTGGCAATTTGGGCTACAGCTTTTTCAAGTGGTCCCACAAATGTTTCACTTtaacagccaggaaaaaaaagagctccTGACCCTGCCTATCAAATAGCTCCTAAGATTACTGGTTAAACTCTTGAGTTTGTATCTCAGTAAGGGCTTCAAACAAGGATGTGACagcttccaaaacaaacaaaataccaaCAGAAAGTCAGCTCTCAAGTGCAACTGACTTAACACTGACTGCACGCCCAGCCTGTACCTCCAGGCTTCCCTTGCCTCATGCAGCAGTTGCCTGAACACACCTCTACTTCTGACTAAAAGTGGAAACAACCTTCCCATCTCAGGCTGTTTGGCTAACACAATGCAACATTTGGCCAACTTGTAACGATTATTGCCCAGATGAGCATATTGagaaacaacaagaaaaataaatcaaagtacTACATTTCAGTGATAAAGACTATGATTAGGATAAGATGAAAGCAAACTCAGACtagcagagggggaaaaaacagtttaagagTAATAATCTAGCGCTGGTTAGATCTGAATTATTCTGGCAGCTAAGACAAACTCTGACATATTTAGTTCAGCACTTTGAATATTTACAGATagctttatgtaaaaaaaaagaaataaacctaaCATTTTGCCAAGGATTAATTTCTAAGCTGGGCAGAACTCCCCAGACGCAGAAGGCTGCTCACAAGGCAGCCCAGATGGAGATGGCTGGTGTCCGGGCTCAACCCAAACCAGCTCCCAGTTGCGAGAACTGGTCTGGAAGGGCTCTGCCCCCACTCCCGCCAACAGCTCAGCCCCGTTCTCCCTTAAGGCCAGGAAAGGCCCCACACTGAGGCCCCAGCAATAGCCCTGCTCaggccagctgcctgccctctgcAGCGCgctctcttctcccaggtttCACAAGCCCGTTGGCAACCCACAGCCTTCCCACAACCCTCCCTGTACCCTGCCAGGGAGCCACCTGAACTCGTCCACCCATCCCACACAAACACGCAGTACGAGGGATAAGGTCTTGTGGAAAGAAATTCTCGTGACAGCCTAAGCACTTCAGCGCTAAGGTTCACCACGAGCTTCCCAGCCGACCTTATTATTACCAAAGAAAACGaaaacctggagaaaagaaacatttcaaatactttGACAGGTCCATCAGTTcccattaaaaatagaaaagctatTACAGGAAGTGAGTAAGCGCCTGAATTATAGATCAGCGCGGGCAGCCGGGGGCTGTGTTACAGCGCCAGGCCAGGCGGCAGCTCGGCCCAGCCGCGCCTCCAGCCCGGGCACCCGCTGAGGGGCGCCTAAGGCCTCCGCCCTCCGGAGGGGCGCTCGGGGCCCGTGGCACAAGCAGCCACACACCGGAGTACCCCCGGGGGGAAAAGCCCCAGCACTGAGGCGGAGAGGCCCGAAggccccgggccgccgccgccgcggagGGCCGAGGGCGCCGCCAGGCAACCCGGGCAGCGGGGGAcagcggggggcagcgggggagCCCGTCCTCGGACGCCCCCTAGCGGTaccccgcccgccgccgcctgccccgctCCGCCATTGGCCGCCGCCCAGCCAGAGCCGAGCGGCGCCCATTGGCCGGCGGGCGCGGGGTGGGCGTggccacagcccggcccggcggcggagcggagccgcccggcgcggggcgggaggggagcGCTCGCCAGAGGCGGCCGGGGTCCTGCCGCGGAGGTACGGGGCCGCGGGTTCGGCGGGGCGGGCGAGCCTTTGCGGCAAGGAAGAGTTCCGGAAGGGTCGGGGGGTTCCGCCGCCGGGCCGGTGCAGCGGGAGGGGAACCGTCTCCGCCTGCCGTGGGACGGGGGGGGGCCGTGCTCGCCGCCGGGAGGGCCCGGCCGTGCGGGACCTGCGCCCGCCTGGGGGTGCCCCGCCACGCGTGGGGTGTCCCGCTCCGGGGGCGGCCGAGCAGCGCTTACCCGGCTGCTGCGCCGGCCGGCGGGACGGTGGAAGTGGGGGTTTGGGGGAGCCTCGTTACTGACCGACCCTGACCACGTACCGAAGCCGGTCCGGCGGCAGGAGGACCCCCCCGGGCCGTACAGCTCTGAAAGGCACGTGAGGAGACCGGGAACCCGCCTCCTCCCGCCGTGCCCGGCCGTCCCGCCGGTGCAGTTTGTCACGGCCCGAGCACGGGCTGCGGTGCGGCTGCtgcggcgggggctgccggggggcccggccctgcccgcggCCCCGTGCGAGGACGGAGAGCGGCGCCGAAGCAGCGGGGAGGCTCCTCCCGGAGTTTCGGGTTTTCCTTCGTTCCCCTGCAAAGCCGCTGGGATGCCTGCGCCCGGGGGCACGTGCAAGAGCGGCGGCCCGGGCTTGGTAGCATCAGCCCGTGCTCGCCATCGCTGCCGCTCAGCGGGCCCCTTGCTCTGGCCGTACGTGCCAGAAGCCCAGGGCAACCAGAGCGACAGTGGCAAGAAGCTCAGTAGCTTGGTTAGCCCGTATCCTGCCAGGACTGGTGGCATTTCTCAATCAAAGGCCCGATGTGACGGTCTGTCCCAAAAAGTCCGTGTGCCGAGCCGGGTTCCTCGTGAGCGCAGCTGGAAGTGGGTGCCAGAGCCTGCCCCCCTTGCCTGTGGTGGCCCAGCAGTTACAACACGGCTGGGAGAGAGGGACAGGCAAGCCAAAATCCCCTCCGGCAGCAAAAAGAGAGGAACTGCGTTGTTCCAAATGCCTGCTCTGGCAAAAAGGTGGCTGCATCCTGCTTACCGTGCTTGGTGAGGAAGAGCTTACACCAGCCCTAACTCCAGGAGAGGCTTCTCAAGCTGAGCAAAGCAGAAGGAGGGAGTAAGGGAGAGCTAGAGAGGGACGAGGCTCAGGGCATTTTCTGCTGGTGGCCCTCAGCAGTCAGATCTCAGTGTGCCAGTACTCGAGGACCATCCCTTGCATCTGCTATGCGTTAGGTATGCAATGGATACCGAGACCGTCAATTCTGTTTGACAGCAAGAACGGAAGAATCAGGTAGAACAGCTCACTGCATTGCTATGCCTAAGCCTTAGGTACACACAGACCTGAAAAACATACCCCAGACTCGCTGACCCAGGAGCTTAAGTTGAAATGCTCTGCTGGCATGCATCAACATGGCTGTTTATAATCACAAGTGAACAAGCGCTCATTGTTAAAAGACGTGGCTTGCTTACTGCTGGAGTGGAGTGCCAAACAGCATATTTTTCCCCGTGAATATCAGTTATATTCACTGAGTTATAGATTCACTGCATAGTATTGATCACATGCAGAACCAACAGATctagatgaaaaaaacaaccccaaactcTGCCATGCCAAAAACTCCTGTGGAAAGTAGCATGCCAGTAAAGTACATCCATCCTTCCCACCCTCGTTTCAGCTGTGCAAGCTTCTGCTGCACGtggtgcatgtgcatgtgtatcACTTGGTAATAGGCCCTGTGACCCTGCTGACCTGGCAGAACAAACACgaacaaaatatttactgtaatgAATAAAATAGATTACAATTTATATCCTCATTTTTATCTCTCGACACTGTTGTGCCAAAGGGAGAGACTCTCACCTCCCAGCAGGTATCTATCTTTACCACATTCACATAATACTTCCATCTGAAAGCCAAACAGAGTATTATTTGCAGTGAGTCACGATATCAATGTGAAATTGGCTTGTATGTGGGCACTGCAGCTGAGCACTGTCTAAGACTTGGGGCAGGATTGATCCTGTGCGTGGTGGGATGAGGTGAGTCACCCTTGGCAGGTGGCTGTTTCTCCCCCCTTAGCTGAAAAGGGATCGTGTAGAGTTAGTTGTCCAAGTCCAAGGGTAGGTGATGTGAATCACACCCCTcctattttttttactgcttggTATGTGTATGTGCAGCTCTCCAATCATTTGTGCCTGAGGGGAGAGAGGTGGAAGAAAATTGCTCGCTTTTGCTTCTCTGGGAAGACTCCTTTGGGAAATACCCTGGACTAGAGCAGCAGCTGATACTTTTAGTCTTAGCAGGGAAGATTTTTCCCAGAACAGTTAGCTTTTGGTTAATTTGTGACATTTTAGCTAGGTAGCAAACCAGAGGGTGGAGGAATAAGGACATACCTTGCAGGTGGAAGTGCGATGTGTCGTGACAGctcactttcatttctttcacattGTGGGGTTGTATCCAGCCCCTGTGCAGCCCCTTCTCCCTTTGCTCCACACGGCAAGTCCAAGAGCTTTCTGGCCTATGCAGGGGCCCGAACCAATGCAACAGCTAAAGCTTTCATGGCAGCAGGGCTTGCACTCCTCACTGCAAATGAGCTTATGTTTCCTGGCTCTTTGCAGGCATGGTCTTCATATCTGACGGAACGTTTTCATTTCCACCGGGAGCCAGTACACGGAGAACCCTAGAAATAGAGTCATGTCAAGTACCGTACATGCTTGAGAGGTTGGACCGTGCttctaaaatacataaaactaaAAGAAGCAGGCTAAAAGCTGGAGCTCCATAACCCAGAAACAGGAAACTGGTGGGAGCAGGATTAACTGCTTTGGTTTATCCCACTTGGTGTTGCTGGTGCCAAAAATTCTTGACAGTATTTTGTTGCATTCACAGTCTTTCCACACCAAACTTCCCAAGCTGTaatttcaaggattttttttttcccctttattttgtGTGCCCATCTTGCTCTTTCACTCAAAAGCTCTGCATCCAAGCATTTGTTTGTAGAAAACCCTGAGAGACCACATCCCAGGATAGGTGAGACTCTGGGTATTCATAGTCAGGGAGTGTGGTGTTCAGTTGTGGATCCTAGTTTGCCCTGCCTGTTTGTTCTTCAGCCTAATTTGTGTATTTAAgagggacagagaaaaaaaacgGTGCTGCACTGTTGTAATTGAGAATAGATTTGAATGAAtgtcctgcagcagagcagttcCCTTCGTGCACGGGTCCACCTGGGCTGACAGATCAAGGAGGGGAAACGGagcctttctcctttcctgttgGCCAGGGGTAAATCCCTTTGCACAGCTTCTGCATGCCTGTATCAAAATGGTAGGTTGATTGGGGCGTTAATTActtcagctgctggtgctgctgtcaGGCCCCTGGATTCCCCCTGCCCGGAGCGTGGCAGTTAATTGTAACTTGCCCTTCACGCTGGAGAACACACATGTGCGTGGATACGCTTAACATTGTCCCATTTCATTAAATCCATGCTGGTGCTTTGAGGCCCTGAGGATAGACATCCTTCCAGAAGGAAGCTGGAGGTCTTGGGACCCTCCCTCTAGCTCAAGGGGGACCCTGAAGAAGCCAGCTTTTCAGGAGCACTGGCCACTTGATGCTTCTCTGTGAAAGCTACTTCTGCAGGGTAGGTTGCTTCATTGAGGTCTCCTGGGGCTAAACCTGCACCTTAGCTTTGTGCCTCTGTACCCTGCCGGCTGTAGAACAGAAAATTCTGGGACCTCAGAGGAACTGGCCGGTACGTCTGCCAGATAGCCCAGGCAAGAGGTAAACGGCAGGCAGCAGCCTTGAACTTCAGCTCTGTGGTTTCCCTTCTAGCATACCGAAGGGGTGATTTGGGGTGAAGGGCAAGGGAAGACTGTAAATCGTCATTGTCCCAAACACACAGGAGCAGACGTGTTgcccttctcctcttccctttcccctccagcCTCCATGGCTACAGGCACACTCTGGACAAGGAGGACCGGGGAGATGGTGGGGAGCGGCTCTGCCTTAGTGATTCAGTGAACCACTAACAGCAACCAGGGCGACACACATCCCTGTGATCTTGGAGCCGCCTCGTGATGGCTGAGCTACCTtggtgctggaggaggaaatGACTCACGTTCCCGTGGCCGGCCGGCCTCGGGGCAGCACCCTCCGGCACCGGAGGGGCTAGGTGCAGCGAAAAATTGAGCTTGCAGCACAGAGCGCTTCCCGTACAGCAAACCACCAACAGCAAACATTCGCTTTTGCTTCGGTTACCCTTACCTAGGTTTTTCTGTTAAACATAACGCAACAGACTATCGAAACCCCAGATTGTGTGAGGGAGGAGGACATGGAGGGGTGGGGAGTGATGAGCCTGCTGCCCTCTGCCTCCCTTTCAGCAGAGATTAGACTATTTTCAGAATGATGTGTCTTCTAACTGGAAGCGCCGGCAGCCCCAGCATAACTGGGGTAATGGAGGAGGGGCTTGGCTTTTGTGGGTTTACTCACATAGCGAGTGCTTCtatcttttcttcccccctcttttttgtTACACAGGGAGGATGAGCGGGAACAAGtgctattgcttcattttgTTCCTGCCTCAGCTCTGGTCAAAAATGACGTTGCGGGGTGCATGTGTCTGTAATCCTCAAGAAAGCAGGTGTGCAGTCAGAAACAGGAGGCTTGCTCCCAAGACCACGGGTCTCCTCCCTGAGCCTGCATCCAGCCCAGCATCAGTTAGCTCCCAGCACCAAGAGGGATAGACGACAGGCATCCTGGTACCCTTCAGCTGTCACAGCGGTAACTGCTGAGCACGTACTTACACCTGCATAAAAGCAGGTTCAGACTAACCAGCTTCCTTTGCTATGGGCACACAGTCATCCTGGTAAAGAGCACATCTGTAATGGAAGAGCTGTCTCTGACTTCAGGGGCTTCCACTGCTGCAAACTGAACTATCTGAGTATAGACCAGGCTGTTGCAAAGTTGAGTCGGAAATTCTGAAAATCTAATTTAGAAAGGTAACAGACTAAAGTGAGGAGTTGTAAGGAGATTACTTGGAACCTCAGGTTGCGTTAGGAATATTTCACCTCTGCATATGTTTGCTACTCAGCCTCACCCTGGGGCAAATGTTTGCAGCTTCACCACTTccctctttattttcctctcttcagaGCAAGCTGGAGATGGTGGACCATCTTGCAAACACTGAGATCAACAGCCAGCGCATTGCTGCTGTGGAAAACTGCTTTGGGGCTTCTGGACAGCCCTTAGCCGTGCCAGGAAGGGTCCTTCTAGGAGAAGGGATTTTAACCAAAGAATGCCGCAAGAAACCGAAGCCTCGcatattcttccttttcaaCGACATCCTCGTCTACGGCAGCATCGTCATCAACAAAAGGAAGTACAATTCCCAGCACATTATTCCCCTTGAAGATGTCACTTTGGAGACGCTGCCAGACACCTTGCAGATGAAGAACCGTTGGATGATTAAAACCTCCAAGAAGTCCTTCGTGGTTTCTGCAGCCTCCCTCACAGAGAGGAAGGAGTGGATCAGCCACCTGGAGGAGTGCATCAGGCACCTGCTGACAAAGACGGGCCGGCAGCCCTCCACGGAGCATGCGGCCCCCTGGATCCCAGACAAGGCGACGGACATCTGCATGCGCTGCACGCAGACCAAGTTCTCCACGCTTACCCGACGGCACCACTGCCGCAAGTGTGGCTTTGTGGTCTGCGCAGACTGCTCCAGGCAGAGGTTCCTGATGCCCCGGCTGTCCCCCAAGCCCCTGCGGGTCTGCAACCTGTGctacaggcagctgctggcagaaaagaagaaggaggcagaggcagaTCGCAAGCAGCCGGAGCCGATCTGCTCTACCATCCCAGGCTATGAACCCTCCAGTGGTGATGACAGTGACAAGTCTGATGATGACAAAGCTGACCAGTGGCCAGCAGACACAGAGTTTTATACCTCAGAAGTATCCTGGTCATCCTTCCATAGC
This region includes:
- the PLEKHF1 gene encoding pleckstrin homology domain-containing family F member 1; this translates as MVDHLANTEINSQRIAAVENCFGASGQPLAVPGRVLLGEGILTKECRKKPKPRIFFLFNDILVYGSIVINKRKYNSQHIIPLEDVTLETLPDTLQMKNRWMIKTSKKSFVVSAASLTERKEWISHLEECIRHLLTKTGRQPSTEHAAPWIPDKATDICMRCTQTKFSTLTRRHHCRKCGFVVCADCSRQRFLMPRLSPKPLRVCNLCYRQLLAEKKKEAEADRKQPEPICSTIPGYEPSSGDDSDKSDDDKADQWPADTEFYTSEVSWSSFHS